A window of the Acidimicrobiales bacterium genome harbors these coding sequences:
- a CDS encoding MDR family MFS transporter has protein sequence MTVDTSASGLTRSQTHRIFVGMLVSTFLSSLDGTAVSTALPTIAGDLGGIDQLPWVLTAYLLGSVAATPLYGKLSDLYGRRALTEAALGIFVVTSVMAAASQTMWQLIVSRGLQGIGGGGLMAMGFIVIGDIFSPRERGRYMAYYTMNFTFSSIVGPVIGGLFVDVASWRWIFLINLPLGLLAVSIIHRNLTFRLPVREHRLDFVGALVLVTAVTALIVGLALGGETYPWSSVQVVALLAAAAVGAVAFVFWERRAPEPLLPMRLFSNPTFAILITGNAVYGIAAMGVLAFFPLYFQVSLGESPTRAGLIIASMSIFVTVGSYTAGRITTGTGRYRRLLLVAPAMSLLALVAFTFLDADSRAVSAIPFLAILGASMGTAFPTMTTATQNSLALPDLGAGTAAVNFFRTLGQTLGVGAYGALLTSRITSELARTEAGIDPSELLSTPENIKALDPSLREAVESAVAVASHSVFLAALPVMAIFTVAVWFLPELELRTTTALAAQEPAPSET, from the coding sequence GTGACCGTCGACACCTCGGCGTCGGGCCTGACCCGATCGCAGACGCACCGCATCTTCGTCGGCATGTTGGTTTCCACCTTCTTGTCATCCCTCGACGGGACCGCCGTCTCCACCGCGCTGCCCACCATTGCCGGTGACCTCGGTGGCATCGACCAATTGCCGTGGGTGCTCACCGCCTACCTCCTCGGTTCGGTCGCCGCAACACCGCTGTACGGCAAGTTGAGCGATCTCTACGGACGGCGGGCACTCACCGAGGCGGCGCTCGGCATCTTCGTGGTCACCTCGGTGATGGCGGCGGCGTCGCAGACGATGTGGCAGCTGATCGTGTCGCGCGGGCTGCAGGGCATCGGCGGTGGCGGACTCATGGCGATGGGGTTCATCGTGATCGGCGACATCTTCTCGCCGCGTGAGCGTGGTCGCTACATGGCGTACTACACGATGAACTTCACCTTCTCCTCCATCGTTGGCCCGGTGATCGGCGGCCTCTTCGTCGACGTTGCTTCGTGGCGCTGGATCTTCCTGATCAACCTGCCGCTCGGACTGCTGGCCGTGTCGATCATCCATCGCAACCTGACGTTCCGACTGCCGGTGCGTGAGCACCGGCTCGACTTCGTCGGGGCGCTGGTGCTGGTGACTGCGGTGACGGCGCTGATCGTCGGCCTGGCGCTCGGTGGCGAGACCTACCCCTGGAGCTCGGTGCAGGTCGTGGCCCTGCTGGCTGCGGCTGCCGTAGGCGCTGTTGCTTTCGTGTTCTGGGAGCGGCGAGCGCCCGAGCCGCTACTACCGATGCGCCTGTTCTCGAACCCGACCTTTGCGATCCTGATCACGGGCAATGCGGTCTATGGCATCGCCGCGATGGGCGTACTCGCCTTCTTCCCGCTGTACTTCCAGGTTTCGCTGGGGGAGTCGCCGACTCGGGCCGGGCTGATCATTGCGTCGATGAGTATCTTCGTGACGGTCGGGTCCTATACCGCCGGGCGGATCACGACGGGAACGGGCAGGTACCGACGCCTGCTGCTGGTAGCGCCCGCCATGTCACTGCTGGCGCTCGTTGCCTTCACCTTTCTCGACGCCGACAGCCGAGCAGTCTCGGCCATCCCGTTCTTGGCCATCCTCGGCGCCTCGATGGGAACGGCGTTCCCGACCATGACCACCGCCACACAGAACTCGCTCGCCCTTCCCGATCTCGGAGCGGGCACTGCGGCCGTCAACTTCTTCCGCACACTCGGTCAGACACTCGGCGTCGGCGCCTACGGTGCGCTCCTCACGAGCCGGATCACCAGCGAGCTGGCCCGCACCGAGGCCGGTATCGACCCGAGCGAGTTGTTGTCCACGCCGGAGAACATCAAGGCGCTCGACCCGTCACTCCGTGAGGCCGTCGAATCGGCGGTGGCGGTCGCAAGCCACTCGGTCTTCCTGGCTGCGCTGCCGGTGATGGCCATCTTCACCGTGGCTGTCTGGTTCCTCCCCGAGCTCGAGCTGCGCACCACGACTGCGCTGGCCGCCCAGGAGCCGGCACCTTCGGAGACCTGA